The Falco peregrinus isolate bFalPer1 chromosome 1, bFalPer1.pri, whole genome shotgun sequence genome has a window encoding:
- the C1H10orf95 gene encoding uncharacterized protein C10orf95 homolog, whose amino-acid sequence MYQSGFVPREYYPAMIPPSACTYPLLQTGRADDVTSSVIFPPIHMHNFYSRPITFVVDQNSYPDYVGGQVEYHHLYSASNPYFRPYYTWHSPPMVPIPFYNPYANYNPYVAYQRSDQYRDIWPEGFMMRGELQWGKLRKVFGPRKDLPKFVKDDLRRVYGTYPRTSVSITYRKGEFLVKGDPKVGEQEYVVEKVIQPALTPSASEADDNSSEDQNCKKKKKKLRY is encoded by the coding sequence ATGTACCAGTCTGGCTTTGTGCCACGGGAGTATTACCCAGCCATGATCCCACCTTCTGCCTGCACCTACCCACTGCTGCAGACTGGAAGAGCTGACGATGTGACCAGCTCCGTGATATTCCCTCCCATCCACATGCACAACTTCTACAGCCGACCCATCACCTTTGTGGTGGACCAGAACAGCTACCCTGACTATGTGGGAGGTCAGGTGGAGTATCATCATCTCTACAGTGCCTCTAATCCCTACTTCCGTCCGTACTACACCTGGCACTCACCTCCCATGGTCCCCATTCCTTTCTACAATCCCTATGCCAACTATAATCCCTATGTTGCCTACCAGAGGTCAGATCAATATCGAGACATATGGCCAGAAGGCTTCATGATGAGAGGGGAGCTACAGTGGGGGAAGCTCAGAAAGGTGTTTGGACCAAGGAAAGACCTCCCAAAATTTGTAAAGGATGATCTCCGGAGGGTTTATGGCACCTACCCACGGACCAGCGTCTCCATAACCTACCGGAAAGGGGAGTTCTTGGTTAAGGGAGACCCCAAGGTAGGAGAGCAGGAATATGTAGTGGAAAAAGTCATCCAGCCAGCTCTGACCCCCAGTGCCAGCGAGGCAGATGATAATAGCAGTGAGGACCAGAACTgtaagaagaagaagaagaaactgaGATATTGA